A stretch of Ectothiorhodospiraceae bacterium BW-2 DNA encodes these proteins:
- the panB gene encoding 3-methyl-2-oxobutanoate hydroxymethyltransferase: MPRLTLSHFRQLHQQGERFATLTAYDATLARLFEQQGVELLLVGDSLGMVVQGEESTVAVSMEAMLYHTRMVVRSTETALVMADMPFMSYRHPQQALKNSGRLLAEGGAQLVKLELHAEQIDLVATLSRAGVPVCAHLGLLPQQVHQLGGYRVQGQNAEQAAALLDSAIACEQAGASMLLLECVSQQVSRAVSERLSIPVIGIGAGPACASQVLVCYDMLGLTPGRRPRFVKNYMEGASSIADAITRYVTEVKQGQFPAPEHCFA, encoded by the coding sequence GTGCCAAGATTGACTTTAAGCCACTTTCGCCAGCTACATCAGCAGGGGGAGCGCTTTGCGACGCTCACCGCCTATGATGCGACCCTAGCCCGCCTGTTTGAACAGCAGGGGGTAGAGCTGCTATTAGTCGGCGACTCGCTCGGTATGGTCGTGCAAGGGGAGGAGAGTACCGTCGCGGTCTCGATGGAGGCGATGCTCTACCATACCCGCATGGTGGTTCGCAGTACCGAAACGGCGCTTGTGATGGCCGATATGCCGTTTATGAGCTACCGTCATCCACAACAGGCGCTCAAAAATAGCGGGCGCTTACTAGCAGAGGGCGGCGCACAGCTAGTCAAATTAGAGCTGCACGCAGAACAGATCGACTTAGTGGCGACCCTCTCCAGAGCGGGGGTACCGGTCTGTGCCCACCTCGGACTACTGCCACAGCAAGTGCATCAACTAGGGGGGTATCGGGTACAGGGTCAAAATGCAGAGCAGGCCGCAGCACTACTCGACTCTGCCATAGCGTGTGAGCAGGCTGGTGCCTCAATGCTACTACTAGAGTGCGTATCGCAACAGGTGAGTCGCGCGGTATCAGAGCGGCTATCGATTCCAGTCATCGGCATCGGTGCGGGGCCGGCGTGCGCCTCTCAAGTACTCGTCTGTTACGATATGTTAGGCCTCACGCCAGGACGGCGGCCACGATTTGTCAAAAACTATATGGAGGGGGCCAGTAGCATAGCCGATGCGATCACCCGCTATGTGACCGAGGTCAAACAGGGACAGTTTCCGGCACCGGAGCACTGTTTTGCATAG
- the folK gene encoding 2-amino-4-hydroxy-6-hydroxymethyldihydropteridine diphosphokinase: MNGVAVAVGAGRGEPSPHHNAARPRVVTVYIGLGSNLQQPLQQIERALKALSQLPQTRLKAVSNRYRSAPLGNMAQPDYLNAVAKLETLLEPQPLLQQLQQLERQQGRQPSCERWQARTLDLDLLLYGNLEQQQPQLTLPHPGLTERPFVAIPLLELDPDLTLPNGVRLDHYPAAAKQSELLLCQD, encoded by the coding sequence ATGAACGGCGTCGCCGTCGCCGTCGGCGCGGGCCGGGGCGAACCCTCACCGCACCACAACGCAGCGAGGCCTAGGGTGGTGACGGTCTATATCGGTCTAGGCAGCAATCTACAGCAGCCGTTGCAACAGATAGAGCGGGCGCTTAAAGCGCTGTCACAGCTACCGCAGACTCGCCTTAAAGCCGTCTCGAACCGCTACCGTAGCGCCCCGTTAGGCAATATGGCGCAACCTGACTACCTTAATGCCGTGGCCAAGCTTGAGACCCTGCTAGAGCCGCAACCATTACTGCAGCAGCTACAGCAGCTTGAGCGGCAGCAGGGGCGACAGCCTAGCTGCGAGCGATGGCAGGCGCGGACGCTTGATCTCGACCTACTGCTCTATGGCAACTTAGAGCAGCAACAGCCGCAGCTAACGCTCCCCCATCCAGGTCTCACCGAACGACCCTTTGTCGCGATCCCACTGCTAGAGCTCGATCCCGATCTAACCCTACCTAACGGGGTGCGGCTAGATCACTATCCAGCTGCAGCCAAACAGAGTGAACTACTATTGTGCCAAGATTGA
- a CDS encoding pantoate--beta-alanine ligase, with protein sequence MHSVTSITELRQRLHRWRAQQQSIALVPTLGNLHQGHLALVERAQQRADRVVVSVFVNPLQFGHNDDLARYPRTPQQDEQQLRQAGVDLLFMPTTEEIYPAGAQAVTVVEVPELSDILCGAQRPGHFRGVATVVTKLFNMVQPDIALFGEKDWQQLTIIRRLVADLNLSVEIIAVPIVRDSDGLALSSRNSYLSTRERQLAPELYRTLRLIAHRLSLGEDNLLALEEEGLNRLRQAGFQPDYVAIRAAESLALPQSVDRKLVILAAVRLGQTRLIDNLLWNAISV encoded by the coding sequence TTGCATAGCGTGACCAGCATAACCGAGCTGCGCCAGCGGCTGCATAGGTGGCGAGCACAGCAGCAGAGCATCGCTCTAGTACCGACGCTAGGCAATCTCCACCAAGGGCATTTGGCGCTAGTAGAGCGGGCGCAGCAGCGTGCCGATCGAGTGGTTGTCTCTGTGTTTGTCAATCCACTACAGTTTGGGCATAACGATGATCTAGCCCGCTATCCACGGACACCACAGCAAGACGAGCAGCAGCTAAGGCAGGCGGGGGTCGATCTGCTATTTATGCCGACGACTGAGGAGATCTATCCGGCCGGAGCGCAAGCCGTGACCGTCGTGGAGGTGCCTGAACTATCCGATATCTTATGTGGTGCCCAACGACCGGGTCACTTTCGCGGCGTCGCGACGGTAGTGACCAAACTGTTCAATATGGTGCAGCCCGACATAGCCCTCTTTGGCGAAAAGGATTGGCAGCAGCTAACCATTATTCGACGGTTAGTGGCTGATCTGAACCTCTCAGTTGAGATTATCGCTGTGCCGATAGTTCGTGATAGTGATGGCTTAGCCCTAAGCTCACGCAACAGCTACCTTAGCACGCGAGAACGGCAGCTCGCGCCAGAACTCTATCGCACCTTGCGCCTGATTGCCCACCGGCTATCCTTAGGGGAGGATAATCTGCTCGCACTGGAAGAGGAGGGGTTAAACCGACTGCGACAGGCCGGCTTTCAACCCGACTATGTGGCGATTCGCGCCGCCGAGAGCCTCGCTCTGCCGCAGTCGGTAGATAGGAAA